Proteins encoded in a region of the Brevefilum fermentans genome:
- the hpt gene encoding hypoxanthine phosphoribosyltransferase has product MQDYHSFIGEVLIEEEQLKKRVKELGEDISRDYHGKEILAICILRGGVMFLTDLIRHITPLVAIDFMGVSSYGAGTRSSQGQVRITLDLTTSIAGKHVLIVEDIIDSGNTLASVIEMLQTRHPASLEVCTLLNKASRREVDIPIKYCGFIIPDKFVFGYGLDMDEFYRNLPFIGVVDLEKYEAGL; this is encoded by the coding sequence ATGCAAGATTATCATTCATTTATTGGCGAAGTACTGATCGAAGAAGAGCAGCTCAAAAAGCGAGTTAAGGAATTAGGTGAAGACATCAGCCGGGATTATCATGGAAAAGAGATATTAGCAATCTGCATCTTAAGGGGCGGTGTGATGTTCCTGACCGACCTGATCCGACATATCACACCACTGGTGGCGATTGACTTCATGGGCGTTTCCTCTTATGGCGCCGGAACGCGCAGTTCGCAAGGCCAGGTGCGAATCACCCTGGATCTGACGACCAGTATCGCCGGAAAACATGTGCTGATCGTTGAGGATATTATTGACAGCGGAAATACACTGGCTTCGGTCATTGAAATGCTGCAAACCAGGCATCCGGCAAGTTTAGAAGTCTGTACACTATTAAATAAAGCGTCGCGGCGGGAGGTGGATATCCCGATTAAATATTGCGGATTTATAATCCCTGATAAATTTGTCTTTGGCTATGGCTTAGACATGGATGAGTTTTATCGAAACCTGCCCTTTATCGGTGTGGTTGACCTGGAAAAATATGAAGCTGGTCTTTGA